In Cataglyphis hispanica isolate Lineage 1 chromosome 19, ULB_Chis1_1.0, whole genome shotgun sequence, the genomic window tattattttattattcattttttaaatgtcattgtatataatttttgttacattatagcaatataacgataataatttaaataaatgtcattaaaattttttgcagctGGCATAATTTCCTTGTTGGAGGAGCCGATGCCCGAACTGAAAGTGTTTGCTCTGAAGAAATTGGACATGATAGTTGACGAATTCTGGCCTGAGATTTCTGAAGCTATCGAGAAGATGTATGTAGAAAacaaataaacttatttttatgctatttataatacaatatacatttattaataccgcttgttaattttattttttaaatataatattatttttacagtgAAATTCTACATGAGGATAAATTGTTCCAACAACATGAATTGGCTGCTTTGGTTGCCAGCAAGGTGTATTATCATCTGGGTAGCTTTGAGGATTCACTGACTTATGCTCTTGGAGCAGGAGAGCTATTTGATGTCAATGCTCGAAACGAATATGTTGACACTACTATTGGTATGCctggattataattattgttaatatgtttaaatcttaaatagttgtcttcaaatatttaatctttcagCCAAGTGTATTGATTATTACACCCAGCAACGTGTCTTGGAGGCAGAAGGAAAGCTTCCCCCAGGAAACAAGGGTATTGATCCTAGATTGGAGGGAATAGTGAACCGAATGTTCCAACGCTGTCTTGATGACAATCAATATCGTCAGGCCCTGGGCCTTGCTCTGGAGACACGCAGAATGGACATATTTGAAGCAGCTATTATGCAGTCAGtgagtattaattttatctcattgGTACTTTATAATTGTCATATAGATTATTGATCCACAttgattttatgtaaataaattttttaaatttatttattattttattaatttattttatgtaaacaattttagaaataaaaatacaaaattataaatttaataatacaaaattctctttttttttcacaggaCGACGTGAGCGGGATGTTATCATATGCTTTCCAAGTAGCCATGAGCCTAATTCAGAACCGTGGATTTCGCAATACTGTGCTCCGTTGCTTGGTCAGCCTCTACCGGAATCTCGGCACCCCTGACTATGTCAATATGTGCCAATGCCTCATCTTTCTGGACGATCCATTGGCCGTAGCCGAACTTCTCGATCGACTGAGCAAGGGTTCACAGGACTGCGTGCTGATGGCTTATCAGATCGCTTTCGATCTGTATGAATCTGCGACCCAGCAATTTCTCGGTCGTGTCTTGCAAGCTTTGCGAGCTACTGCGCCTATTCCGAGCGCACTACTGGTTAAACCAGTGGTTAAACCAGCTGCCGCCATCACTGTCGCCAAGACCGCCGAAGAAGACAGCACGGAAACAACAAACATGGAGACCGATGAAGGGACTGCAGTTCCTAGTGGGGAAGAGAAGGTCCAGCGCAGTGTTGAGAGTTTAgtgagtattatttattttaataaaatgattattaagtaaaattgtagatattaattaagttgtagagttttttcttaatcacataatgataattatacattgttttttctctctttctttaataatttatttttgttttattgatttgtaatataatatttatattgattattaataatgagaaatttataatttatggtaCTTTTTTCTAGAATGCAGAGGAGAGGGAGCAGCAGGAGCGTGTGGACGCTCTATCCAGCATTTTGGGTGGCGAGGTATCTATTGATCTGCATCTGCAGTTTTTGATTCGCAGCAATCATACCGATATGCTGATTCTGAAGAATACCAAGGACGCGATACGAGTTTCGATTTGCCACACTGCCACTGTAATCGCGAATGCTTTTATGCATTCTGGGACGACTAGCGATCAATTTTTGaggtatgtatttattttaaaaacgtaagtcaatttagaaattcttttttttagtattttaatttttttttggttttaaaACAGTAAAATATGGGGAACATTTAAATGCTagaattcttaattttctgaaaattttatttattaaaatttgtcaatttcttgagaaagtaaaatataagaaaaatagagctttgaaaaagttttaattttcaaaaattttatatttttcagggATAACCTAGAGTGGCTAGCACGAGCTACTAATTGGGCGAAACTAACTGCAACAGCTTCTCTGGGAGTGATTCATCGGGGACATGAGCAAGAAGCTTTAGCCCTTATGCAATCTTACTTGCCGAGGGATTCCGGTGCTGCGGGTGCTGGATACTCCGAAGGCGGCGGTTTATACGCTTTGGGACTTATACACGCTAATCATGGGGCCGCAATCACGGACTATCTTTTGGGTCAATTAAAAGATGCTCAAAATGAAGTACGTAATattcatacaaaattatattttagaattatattatttatataaaacatttctttccaattttatatgcttaataatttaattttaaaataattttttttattacatattaaatttaaatatttttattataatttattgttttactaATTAACTAAATGAAATCTGCATAAAATTGAGTATATGTGATTTGATAAATGGCTTATCttgcaaaatgtatttattagatGGTCCGTCATGGTGGCTGTCTCGGCCTTGGATTAGCTGCAATGGGCTCGCATAGACAGGATGTTTATGAACAACTGAAATTCAACTTATATCAAGATGACGCTGTGACCGGCGAAGCGGCCGGGATTGCTATGGGCATGGTCATGCTAGGATCCAAATCTACGCAGGCTATTGAAGACATGGTCGCGGTaagtttaatacatattttacatctcttttatttcatctatttttttataatgaagagTATGCTCTTATAAAagcaaagataaataaaagtgaCGTTAAAAGATCCAAAATAGATGTTCTGATTTTTCGGTTTTATATCGTGTtagtttatgtaaaaaagtCTTAaagtctaaaaatatttttgccgtTAACAGATTAATTAAGTAATCTGAAAGAAAATACAGGATAAATCAGTCAAGTAAAGTGAAATATAtaggtttaaaaaatatttaaaaaaattatatttaatacggtaggaatatgtaaaaaaaagtataggaATATATAACAGCGCATAATAGCATTAATTATCATCCGAGAGCGAATAGTGACTCGCTGgcaatttttagaatacatATTCCACGTGCTCTGAAAATGATAGAAgcaatgcattattaattatcatctcGATCAAAGAAAATGCGGAAGTCTGTGGGCGACGCCCAATATTTCTAAGTATACTCTTAAATAGGATTAAAAGaagtagagaaaaaagagatagaatgGAAGCAAAAAACCATGATGCCGCATTTTTGCAAAGCGATAATTATCCGTattgaagaaagagaagacgTACTTACTTTAGATCGTAGAATGGTCCGCTCATGAATATATTCCCGGGGCGGAAGCTTTCTGGATTTATAATAGATACGATATAGTATAGAAAAGCTCTCGTGTGCGCGCATCCAATCGCCGTAATATCGCCTGCGAAACGCAGATTAATTAGTCTATTGAGTAACGAATGATGCATcttttatcgaataataaagCGACATCGGCGTAGGCGAGCCTCATTTACCATCTCATCGAATCGCATCAAAGCTTATCGTGCAAGAGTGTATTACTTGCACCAGATCGGTATCTGTTTTTTTGTCCGGATTCGAA contains:
- the LOC126856511 gene encoding 26S proteasome non-ATPase regulatory subunit 1, yielding MKFSKMNITSAAGIISLLEEPMPELKVFALKKLDMIVDEFWPEISEAIEKIEILHEDKLFQQHELAALVASKVYYHLGSFEDSLTYALGAGELFDVNARNEYVDTTIAKCIDYYTQQRVLEAEGKLPPGNKGIDPRLEGIVNRMFQRCLDDNQYRQALGLALETRRMDIFEAAIMQSDDVSGMLSYAFQVAMSLIQNRGFRNTVLRCLVSLYRNLGTPDYVNMCQCLIFLDDPLAVAELLDRLSKGSQDCVLMAYQIAFDLYESATQQFLGRVLQALRATAPIPSALLVKPVVKPAAAITVAKTAEEDSTETTNMETDEGTAVPSGEEKVQRSVESLNAEEREQQERVDALSSILGGEVSIDLHLQFLIRSNHTDMLILKNTKDAIRVSICHTATVIANAFMHSGTTSDQFLRDNLEWLARATNWAKLTATASLGVIHRGHEQEALALMQSYLPRDSGAAGAGYSEGGGLYALGLIHANHGAAITDYLLGQLKDAQNEMVRHGGCLGLGLAAMGSHRQDVYEQLKFNLYQDDAVTGEAAGIAMGMVMLGSKSTQAIEDMVAYAQETQHEKILRGLAVGIAFTMYGRLEEADPLVTSLCADKDPILRRSGMYTLAMAYCGTGNNQAIRKLLHVAVSDVNDDVRRAAVTGLGFLLFRTPEQCPSVVSLLAESYNPHVRYGAAMALGIACAGTGLKEAIALLDPMTNDPVNFVRQGALIASAMILIQQTESTCPRVKDFRALYAKVIVDKHEDVMAKFGAILAQGIIDAGGRNVTVSLQSRTGHTNMLAVVGALVFTQYWYWFPLAHCLALAFTPTCLIALNAQLKMPKLKIRSDARPSMYAYPAPLEEKKREEREKVTTAVLSIAARARRRESERKARDSHEKMEVDPPLETKELHEVKEAASSSLKEKDDKKKDEKEAKEPKEKAEKKGSKDDEKEKKESEPNFDMAEILQNPARVLRQQLKVIQLLEGSPYVPVKDIQIGGIVMVKHIQTDTEEELVKPVAAFGPKPEEEKEADPPEPFEYTED